Genomic DNA from Pseudomonas fluorescens:
GCCGCCTACGTCTACAGCCTGTCTCACGGCGAAAAAGCGCCTGCGGCTGACGCCCAGTAAAGCCTGCGCCTGATGTACCAAAGGCCCCGTCAACCCAAGTTGACGGGGCCTTTTTGTTTGCCGGTGCGACAGGGCAATGGTTTTAGCTTGCCCGCAATCAGCGACGGTAGTAACGTGCCTACATTCAGTTTTCTCGAGGACACCGCCATGTCCATCACCACTATTTCCAGCCGCGAATTCAACCACGACACAAGTGGTGCCAAAAAAGCCACCCGCCAGGGGCCGGTCATCATCACCGACCGTGGCAAGCCGGCCCATGTGCTGCTAAGCATTGAGGAGTACCAGAAACTGACCGGCATCGGCACCAGCATTGTCGAATTGCTGGTCATGCCCGACACGCCGGATATTGATTTCGATACCGAACGTGCCGTCATCTCTCCTCGTTCGGTGGACCTGTCCTGATGTACCTGCTCGACACTAACGTCATCTCGGAACTGCGTAAGCCTCAGGCCGATAAAAACGTACTGGCCTGGGCGCGTAGCGTGCCCGCCCCCAGCCTTTACCTCTCGGCAATTACCGTATTGGAACTGGAAACCGGCGTATTGCGCTTCGAACGCAAAGACCTGGCACAAGGCAGCCGTCTGCGCGCTTGGCTGGACAACCATGTCATGCCCGCATTCGCCGGAAGAATCCTGGCGGTCGACCGCGCCGTTGCGCTGCGCTGCGCTCGCCTGCACGTTCCGGATCGCAGCAATGAATGCGATGCATTGATTGCCGCCACCGCACTGGTTCATGGGCTGACCGTAGTCACCCGCAATGTGACTGATTTCCGAGGCAGCGGCGTGGCGTTGCTTGATCCGTGGTCCAACCAAAGCCCCCCGCGACAGGCGAACCGCGCACTGGGTAACGTCGATCCAAGGTAGCCGCACCAAGCCAATCCGAAAGGGTCTGCTGAATGAGTCAGCAGGCCCTTTCGTTTTTCTCCAGTGCCATGGAATGTCTATAGTCAATTGACCTGGGTCAAGACTTGTTACATCCCGCTACACCATTGTGCCCTCACCCCCAACGCGACCAAAGGTCGCACCCTTGGGCTAGAGCGACAGGCGTATCATTGCGCCACCGCAACACCCTTTCTGACCGTGGTTAGCACGTACTGGCCACGGCACTTTTCCACTGCCGTGGGATGCATTTGATGAGTAACCAGATTCCGGTACATGACGTCACCCCGCCTGCCAAGGACGCGAACAAAAGCGTCGACCTGTATGCCTCTCGGGAAAAAATCTACACCCGCGCCTTCACCGGCCTGTTCCGCAACCTGCGAATGGCTGGCGGCGCGCTATTGTTCCTGCTGTATTTTGGTACGGTCTGGCTGAACTGGGGTGGCCATCAGGCCGTCTGGTGGAACCTGCCGGAGCGCAAATTCTTTATTTTCGGCGCCACCTTCTGGCCCCAGGATTTCATCCTGCTGTCCGGGATGTTGATCATTGCCGCCTTTGGCCTGTTTTTCATCACGGTCTATGCAGGACGCGTGTGGTGTGGCTACACCTGCCCACAGAGCGTGTGGACCTGGATCTTCATGTGGTGCGAAAAAGTCACCGAAGGCGACCGCAACCAGCGCATCAAGCTCGACAAGGCCCCCATGGGCGCCAACAAATTCCTGCGCAAGCTCGCCAAGCACAGCCTGTGGCTGCTGATCGGTTTCGTCACCGGCATGACCTTTGTCGGTTACTTCACGCCAATCCGCGAACTGGTGTTCGAGTTCTTTACCGGCCAGGCCGATGGCTGGTCGTATTTCTGGGTGGGTTTCTTCACCCTCGCCACCTACGGCAACGCTGGCTGGCTGCGTGAGCAAGTGTGTATCTACATGTGCCCTTACGCCCGCTTCCAGAGCGTGATGTTCGACAAGGACACCTTGATCGTTTCCTACGACCCGCGTCGTGGCGAAAGCCGTGGCCCGCGCAAGAAGGGCGTTGACTACAAAGCCCTGGGCCTGGGGGATTGCATCGACTGCACCATGTGCGTCCAGGTCTGCCCGACCGGCATCGACATCCGCGACGGCCTGCAGATCGAATGCATCGGCTGCGCGGCCTGCATCGATGCCTGCGACAACATCATGGACAAAATGGATTATCCACGCGGCCTGATCAGCTACACCACCGAACACAACCTTTCAGGGCAGAAAACCCATAAACTGCGCCCGCGCCTGATCGGCTATGCCCTGGTACTGCTGGCCATGATCAGCCTGTTGGTGACGGCGTTCTTCATGCGCTCGCTGGTGGGTTTCGACGTCAGCAAGGACCGCGTACT
This window encodes:
- a CDS encoding type II toxin-antitoxin system VapC family toxin; the protein is MYLLDTNVISELRKPQADKNVLAWARSVPAPSLYLSAITVLELETGVLRFERKDLAQGSRLRAWLDNHVMPAFAGRILAVDRAVALRCARLHVPDRSNECDALIAATALVHGLTVVTRNVTDFRGSGVALLDPWSNQSPPRQANRALGNVDPR
- a CDS encoding type II toxin-antitoxin system Phd/YefM family antitoxin, whose protein sequence is MSITTISSREFNHDTSGAKKATRQGPVIITDRGKPAHVLLSIEEYQKLTGIGTSIVELLVMPDTPDIDFDTERAVISPRSVDLS
- the ccoG gene encoding cytochrome c oxidase accessory protein CcoG translates to MSNQIPVHDVTPPAKDANKSVDLYASREKIYTRAFTGLFRNLRMAGGALLFLLYFGTVWLNWGGHQAVWWNLPERKFFIFGATFWPQDFILLSGMLIIAAFGLFFITVYAGRVWCGYTCPQSVWTWIFMWCEKVTEGDRNQRIKLDKAPMGANKFLRKLAKHSLWLLIGFVTGMTFVGYFTPIRELVFEFFTGQADGWSYFWVGFFTLATYGNAGWLREQVCIYMCPYARFQSVMFDKDTLIVSYDPRRGESRGPRKKGVDYKALGLGDCIDCTMCVQVCPTGIDIRDGLQIECIGCAACIDACDNIMDKMDYPRGLISYTTEHNLSGQKTHKLRPRLIGYALVLLAMISLLVTAFFMRSLVGFDVSKDRVLYRENAEGRIENVYSLKIMNKDQRDHTYVLEAAGLPDLKLQGRREIKVAAGEIYSQPVELSSAPEQLPSSTNEVTFILKDADDESVHVEAKSRFIGPQTR